From Carya illinoinensis cultivar Pawnee chromosome 5, C.illinoinensisPawnee_v1, whole genome shotgun sequence, one genomic window encodes:
- the LOC122309081 gene encoding 60S ribosomal protein L17-2 has product MVKYSREPDNPTKSCKARGSDLRVHFKNTRETAHAIRKLPLGKAKRYLEDVLVHKQAIPFRRFCRGVGRTAQAKNRHSNGQGRWPVKSAKFILDLLKNAESNAEVKGLDVDSLFVSHIQVNQAQKQRRRTYRAHGRINPYMSSPCHIELILSEKEEPVKKEPETQLATSKSKKSQALRSGASS; this is encoded by the exons ATG GTAAAGTACTCTAGAGAGCCCGACAACCCCACCAAGT CATGCAAGGCCAGGGGCTCTGATCTTCGGGTTCATTTTAAG AACACTCGGGAGACAGCACATGCCATCAGAAAGTTGCCATTGGGAAAGGCAAAGAGATATTTAGAGGATGTTCTGGTCCACAAACAGGCAATCCCCTTCCGACGTTTCTGTCGCGGTGTTGGAAGGACTGCTCAGGCAAAGAACAGGCATTCAAATGGACAAGGGCGCTGGCCTGTGAAGTCTGCCAAGTTCATCCTAGATTTGCTCAAGAATGCTGAGAGTAATGCTGAA GTTAAGGGTTTGGATGTCGATTCTCTATTCGTATCTCACATCCAGGTGAACCAAGCACAAAAGCAAAGGCGGCGTACCTACCGTGCTCATGGAAGAATTAATC CCTATATGTCATCCCCCTGCCATATTGAGTTGATTTTGTCTGAGAAGGAGGAACCCGTGAAGAAAGAG CCAGAGACACAATTAGCAACTAGCAAATCAAAGAAAAGTCAAGCTCTGCGCAGTGGTGCTTCTTCTTGA